From the Toxoplasma gondii ME49 chromosome VIIa, whole genome shotgun sequence genome, one window contains:
- a CDS encoding prostaglandin-E synthase (encoded by transcript TGME49_304660) — MWIPAVSAAAHTCGGQLAPASSSRPTDRQRPAVLSLQSPLSSSSLDSRLLPQPRLSSSFSSHRASSAPSSTFAARVLSTERNQLSSVSSVLLKSRAIRNPQPRSLHLASGCSLRHEIAACRTQPEGCETFPPVSSADASPVVASFPRESAQAAPGGRGEGIGLPPPPPAAFPSASKPPEPVVVSTASDAAPLIRFLLSSSSRPSLGASGDKDDEASGRQTLQLSPRFLPRDLQLPRVESAATQETADGSESNCSVYLLQFESCPFCRKVRACLDFLNIPYTLVEVEPLLKKELKPFGYSKVPLLVIARSSSPASSSSAEAAAQLARWAAEDAGKPVEERRLFALADSKAIAHALMESRGNSTGAEGAENRRQREVQWLVWTDQVLVQLIVMNVYRTMQESLETFSYLLTHPSFSYFQQLSGRWTGSVVMRLVAGQRKKRYAVDDVRQALYEALDDFRRAFEESGSPFFGGAEPDEVDLAVFGILNSTEGCSVEKDILQNSSIVPWLTRMRQAVGPSKAFNHISRGPSSAASS, encoded by the exons ATGTGGATTCCAGCAGTCTCAGCTGCTGCACATACATGCGGCGGGCAGCTGGCGCCggcctcttcgtcgcgccccaccgacagacagaggcctgccgttctctctcttcagtctCCACTCTCGAGTAGTTCTCTCgactcgcgtcttctgcccCAACCTCgtctgtcgtcttccttctcttctcatcgcgcctcctccgcaCCGTCCTCCACCTTTGCGGCACGAGTCCTCTCCACGGAAAGGAACCAGCTCAGCAGTGTCTCATCTGTCCTCTTGAAAAGCAGAGCAATCAGAAATCCGCAGCCCCGCAGCCTCCACCTCGCTTCTGGCTGCTCCCTTCGCCATGAAATTGCCGCCTGCCGCACACAGCCAGAAGGCTGCGAAACCTTTCCCCCTGTCTCGTCCGCGGACGCTTCTCCTgtcgtcgcttcttttcctcgtgaGAGTGCGCAGGCTGCTccaggagggagaggagaaggcatcggtttgcctccgcctccacctGCCGCGTTCCCGAGCGCCTCCAAGCCACCCGAGCCTGTCGTTGTCTCCACTGCTTCGGATGCCGCGCCTCTcattcgcttccttctctcttcttcgtctcgtcctTCGCTGGGTGCTTctggagacaaagacgacgaGGCTTCCGGCCGGCAGACgcttcagctgtctccgcgctttCTGCCCAGGGACCTCCAGCTGCCTCGCGTCGAAAGTGCAGCAACACAGGAAACGGCAGACGGCTCAGAAAGCAACTGCTCAGTGTATCTCCTGCAGTTCGAGAGTTGCCCGTTCTGCAGGAAAGTCCGGGCCTGCCTCGACTTCCTCAACATCCCGTACACCCTCGTCGAAGTCGAGCCGCTCTTGAAAAAAGAGCTCAAACCTTTCGGATACTCCAAAGTCCCTCTCCTCGTCAttgctcgctcttcttctccggcgtcctcttcttcggcagAAGCGGCGGCTCAACTCGCTCGGTGGGCTGCGGAAGACGCGGGGAAGCCTGTGGAGGAGCGACGCCTCTTTGCGCTGGCAGACAGCAAAGCcatcgcgcatgcactgatGGAATCTCGAGGAAACTCGACGGGTGCGGAGGGCGCGGAGAACCGCAGACAACGCGAGGTCCAGTGGCTTGTCTGGACAGACCAAGTTCTTGTTCAACTGATCGTTATGAACGTCTACAGAACCATGCAG GAATCCCTCGAAACGTTTTCTTACCTCCTCACGCATCCGTCTTTCTCCTACTTCCAGCAACTCTCAGGGCGCTGGACTGGCAGCGTCGTCATGCGGCTCGTGGCGGGTCAGCGTAAAAAGCGCTACGCG GTCGATGATGTCCGACAAGCTCTCTACGAGGCACTCGACGACTTCAGGCGAGCGTTTGAGGAGTCTGGGTCGCCGTTCTTCGGCGGCGCTGAACCGGATGAGGTCGATCTTGCGGTCTTTGGAATTCTTAACAGCACCGAGGGATGCAGC gTGGAAAAGGACATCCTCCAGAACAGCTCTATTGTACCGTGGCTGACGCGTATGCGACAGGCTGTTGGACCCTCCAAGGCTTTCAATCACATCTCTCGGGGACCCTcttccgctgcttcttcgtaG
- a CDS encoding leucine rich repeat-containing protein (encoded by transcript TGME49_304670), whose protein sequence is MYQSVPSWPMATFNPVNAARTAAPMQSPSVTSQFLPARERAIAERVPSALAYKVATETAQAADLDDKALRCGAKQLPDGRLFWAPKTLLVPNRLPLDYVHTRTEEGATNFKRALLDELRKLKEQQYQLCAEDSTDWEKTPREKHHDVIVFHTQFVVDTGAIESLILDGRRSSFPYDFQVLTDGDKELFADFFNMRALRILNCGLTSCENIPRFKFLKELDLTGNKITSFKGLLCFTYLKTLKLEGNQITTLKHFPFSPGLQELDLSLNPFNDSLARLLERATQLKVLKLTYTKISAADHLLPLSKMTHLEVIDIRGTPLLRYPGRFAMLGALRSKLVY, encoded by the exons ATGTATCAATCCGTTCCCTCCTGGCCGATGGCGACGTTTAATCCCGTGAATGCTGCGCGGACAGCCGCGCCGATGCAATCACCAAGCGTAACATCACAGTTCCTACCAGCACGAGAAAGGGCCATCGCAGAACGCGTGCCGTCGGCTCTAGCCTACAAGGTTGCGACGGAGACGGCACAGGCTGCCGATCTCGATGACAAAGCCCTGCGATGTGGTGCCAAGCAGCTGCCAGACGGGCGGCTTTTCTGGGCGCCCAAAACGCTTCTAGTGCCTAATCGTTTGCCTTTGGATTATGTTCACACGCgtacagaagaaggagcgacgAACTTTAAAAGAGCGCTCCTCGACGAACTTCGCAAACTGAAGGAGCAGCAGTACCAACTATGTGCAGAGGACAGCACAGACTGGGAGAAAACGCCCCGAGAGAAGCATCACGATGTCATCGTGTTTCACACGCAGTTCGTTGTTGATACTG GGGCCATCGAATCGTTAATTCTCGATGGACGACGGTCCTCCTTTCCATATGACTTCCAAGTCTTGACGGATGGCGACAAAGAGTTGTTTGCTGACTTCTTTAATATGCGGGCGCTGAGAATTCTCAACTGTGGCCTCACATCTTGCGAGAATATTCCCCGGTTTAAATTCTTAAAGGAGCTGGATCTCACTGGAAACAAAATCACCAGCTTCAAGGGCCTGCTGTGCTTCACATACCTTAAA ACTTTGAAGTTGGAAGGCAACCAAATAACAACGCTCAAGcatttccctttctctcctggccTTCAAGAGCTAGACCTATCTCTGAATCCTTTCAACGATAGTCTTGCTCGTCTGCTGGAGCGTGCCACTCAGTTGAAAGTTTTGAAGCTAACCTACACGAAGATTTCCGCGGCAGATCACCTACTCCCCCTT TCCAAAATGACACATCTCGAGGTGATCGATATCCGCGGAACGCCGCTGCTGCGCTACCCAGGACGATTTGCTATGCTTGGAGCTCTTCGATCGAAGCTGGTGTATTGA